ctgcccctTGCGGGAGCGCAGGAACTCCCTGGAAGGCAAGAGCGTGTGGAGGCCGGGCGGAGGCGCAGAGGCATCGGGCTCCTCGGAAGCGGGCTGGTCCATGGCCGGCAGCGGAGCGGGGCTCGCCTGGACAGCTGCGGCGCGCCTGGggacttggattttttttttccccctccaagaGGGAAACGGAAATCGTGACACTGCGGAAACGTGAAGAACTTTCAGCAGCTGCAAATCTGGGGAGTGCCTCTGCCGCCGGCTACGGCTCCTCCCCGCCTGCAGCCGAGGGGTGTGCCCCAGCCCTGCGTACCGTCCCCACAGCCCACAACTCAGCCGCTCCTTCGCGCCATCTGTGAAAATAAGGGATTAGAACGCGCTAGaagtcgaacctctctagtccggcaccctcgtgtgtcagactagagaggttcaacaggtGCTAATGTACGTTGTGGAAAGAGCTGGAACTTTCAAACGCAGATGTGCTTCTGAAAGCATGGCTCGTCCCTGCTAGAAATGAAAGGGGGAAAATACCTATTAGCTCTGTTTCCCAAAGATGGTACACataccactcatgcatctgacgaagccggTTTTTGCcctggaaagcttatgctccaaaatatctcttactctataaggtaccataggacttcttgttggttttgaagatacagactaccacggctacctctctaatacataCCACTGGTCCTACACTGAAGGATTTCAAAGGTATAGGGCAGAAAATACATTACTAAAAGTCAGGAGATAACCAATGGGACAGTCCTGGATGAGGGGGTACGGGGATAAGGCcaaactcctgaaaggggtatgtgaatgttttaagtttgggaaacactgagtaAGGCGAAGTACAGTAGTGATTTAATAGTTCTAAGAATCTATAATAGACTTTTCAGAAATGGGTCTAGAGCCAGGGTGTAAGCATACTTTCTGCGTCTCCCTCTTCAACCGAGGAATTTCCATCTATTCACTTTAGGCTCCTTCTCTAGAGACATAAACCCTAGCTTCTGCCATGCCTCATCCTGCCAAATAATAAGAAAAGGGAATTAAAATACACCAAACTTTCACTTCCTTACAGAGGCCTCACTTGCTTAGGAGTAAAAAGAGCCCTTAGTGAAATGTCACTGACTTGATTATAGATGCAAAATATTTGGAAGCACAATTTTAACACACAGCCAGTTTCCCTTGTTTTCATATGTGGTTTTATGACTATTGCACTGTGCATATACTTAGCTTTAAACTACAAGTTAAACAGTTTGACCAGATAAACACTGGCTTTGAACTGTGCTTGACTTACATTGTACTCTGAACAGGGTGCAACAGCTTCTACAGCAGCTATTTCCACTGAAACTGCACTGCTGTTTGCGGAAAATGAAATATATCTTAGCCCAAATGTTGTCCAATATATTCATCGTATATTACACTTACTATTTTGGCTTTACTATTACTGTTATGCTAAGGTTTGTATGTCGAAGTAAGACTAGATTTTTTTATGTtcagaatgaaaaaaattcaGCAATCAGATTTCAGTAAAATTATTTCTGCACAGTTATGTACACACACTATGAATGTTTCATCAGCTAATGAGAGTTATTTTTCACACAAAATGAACTTGCTTTTTGCACTTCAGCCATACTAATCAATCCAACTTTGTTATAATGTTGGGGCTGTATATTTCTAGGTAGAAAACATCCAGTCTCAATGAATGAAACTCCTCAGTTTACAGCATTACAGAGAACACAATTGCCAAAATTTTTGTTAGTTAAGGAGTGGTATTTCAGAGCCTGTTTTGGGTTGCACAGCAATATGCTGGTGCTCTAATAGTCCTATAAGAAAGGTCAGATTCTGATAACCTTTCCAACAAATACTTTGTTTCACAGCGATCTCAACAGCAGGTCCATCTGTAAGCTAACATACTATTCAGCATGACTGAGTGTCAAAATCTGTCCCTAAATATATTTGGCAGGAGGAAAGACTCATATATGTGTTCTTGCTCAAAATACACTATGTACCCACTGAAATAATACATTTAGATCCACTTGTATTTTCAATTTTATTATGTAAACACATCTGtagaaaattagatttttaacGAATGAAAAAGTATCAAGTTTAGCAGAATACACAGAACAATAATTTAAAGTTAACACTGGTAAAATATGTATTCTAGAACAATACATGGGAATTTGAAGAATGTTTATGTGAAAAAGTAAAGTAAGTTATAAAAGTGTACAGAAAATACTGTAATTCTAAGATGAACATATTACAATGTTAAATCCTTTAGGAAAAATACATATTAATAATGAAACAAGTATCCTATTGACCTTCAGGCACTGAAAGTAGGAACTATCAGTCTTTTGGtaaaatggccattcttatttggTAACAACAGTCCTTCCTCTTGGCTTATTAAATGTGATCTTCTTGAAAAGAAGAACAGAATCTGTAATACAAAGAGCAACTAAGAGAAGACCAAAGAcctgcaaataaaaagaaaatttcagTTTCCTTGTATGCATATCACAGTTATCGTCTTTACCTTTCACTGTAATCATTTCTTCATTACCAATTCTGAGCAGATGCAATTGCTACAGCTCACTAAATTGGTTCTTGGCCTTCTAAATGTTTCTAGATGAATATTTAATTTGTGATGTTTAAGAAATTCAGTACTCTCCATAATTTAGGTCATGTACACTGCAATCTCTCATAAAATGACTTTCTCCTTATGCTCTGGCAATCATGTTTGCCTTGACCTTCATCTGTCATCTCtaagaatgggaagtgactcagTCTCCATGGAAACCAGACTACAGACATGCTGCTTTATGTGAGATTATTTTTCTCTGGAACCAAATCTCTAATATTTGTGAAAAGGATGATCTATTTAATGGTTCTGGATTGGAGTAAACAATGTTTTCCGATGCAAGGCTAGAAGAAAGAGatacttttcttcttctgaagtgAAAAATTCTGAATAGACAAAGTTACCTTATTTAATGTTTAAAATGTGAATGCTtgttattaaaacagaagaacaACATAAAATTTTAGTCAAACGGAAGCAAAACAAGGGTCTAACAGACAGGACTCTAAGATCTGACTCTGATGCAGAGTTATCTTAGGTTCTTATGTGGATGTTGTTCTAAGACCCCATTTGTACATACACAAAGCACCAAAGTTTTGTAATGTTTTAAACCTGTGCTAAGTAGTCTGGCTGGGGATACAGGCTAAAACTTGTATGCCACTTTAACTTGAACTGGTCACCCACCCATTTTTCAAGAAAGAAACAAGACAAATCATTCAATTGATATCTCTTTCAATGGCTTTCCACAATTTTCTTATGCCCACACGTTCTCCCACAAGTCACTGGGGAAGAATCACAAAGCAGCATCACTTTCTGCAGTGTGCAAAACCTTGGGACGTACCCCCAGAAGTCTAGCAAGCATAAGAATGAGTGTAGTACCAGTGACAGTACAGTGGGTGTGGCTACACAGCAGCTAAATGAATCCCAGCTTTGGCACATGTTAGCTCTGCTTTAGCTAGTGTGCCGTAACTGTTAGCATACTAACTAAAGCATGGGCAGCAGCTCAGGGTAGCCAGCCAAGATAATGACTACCCTCTGACTAAATGGGTACGTTCTTGTATGATAACCTTAGGCACTGCCCAGGACAATGCAACCATGCTGCTCTTTTTAGGTGCTAACTTGATCTGAGCTAGCACGGGTATGTTCAGCATGCTGGGAATCACACCTCCCTGCTACTGTGTAGAAAAACACAGTAATTTGAGTAAGATTTTGAAGTGAGGCTGCCCATACCTATGCAGCAATCACGGAACCCTACGGTGAAGAGGCACCCTTATATCATCAAGCCAACCAGCGGAATTTAGCACCTCTTTTTTGCTGCATGTTAGCCATTAAAGAGCACATATATACTTGAGCTAGAGATATAGCATACATGTGCCAGCACACTAACAACAGTGTTATTGCACCAGGGTGGATAGTGTAATAGGCTAAACATCCAAAATATGTTCTGCCCAGTACTTACTTGGGCAGCTAGTCCATGCCACAGCTTGTATCACTATGGCTACAAATGATTTCACTCTCAGCTAGTGCACATACATCTGCTTCACCTGAAACAGATGGTAGACAATATCCCCACTATCGCTTAACTTCCTGTTACATGCTTTGTGTGTTAAACTACAAATGATAAATCCCCTCTAAAGAATCTGTTCTTTGAGTGGCACTATTTGCTCTAACAAACACTGAAATGGACCATGAGCACACACACTTGAAGAACAGTTTTACTGTCATCTTtagcaaaaacaaaagaaaactgacTCTTAAGTTTGACTCTTACAACCttcttttgcaaataaattagCTAAATACAATAATCTGTAAAGCTATATATTATTTGTTCTCCTTTTGCACCTCATATGCTGGTTACTCATTTACTTATGTGTAAGTCCTTCATTTGTCtttggagggaggagaaaagtaCCCATACTTTGACTCAGATTTTCATTTGTCAAATGATAACAGaccaaatgtaaaatatttatattaaagaTAACTTCGCAAGTGCAGTTTAAACATGAGTCACATTCTAAAACATATTCATGTCATCCAGACCTTTACCTGTTCAACTCAGTGCTATTTGTTCTCAAACTGTTGTGTTACATCACAACAGTAATTTAGTAACAATAATTCACTGCGAATAGTATTTGAAAGAGGAGAATTCACCTTATTTTTCTTTCTGGAATGTATGCAAGATTTTTAAGATGGTTTAAATTGGTAACCGGCTTTGTTAATTTACATTAGCTATGAATCATGAGACTTATTTGCAAAGTAAATGGCACAAACAAGTTAAATTCCTTTGACTAAAAAATTATAGGTTCTCATATTCTTGAAGACAAAACAATCCATAATTTTTTCAACTGCCTAATAGTTCATTCTCAAGTCATGCAGAACAACTATTTATATTATGAAAGTTGGACCTTCTTCAGGAGCTTTTCTACACAATGTTCACTCCCCAAAAGACTACTAGGCCTGGTGATTCACTAGTTAGCTGAAAGGACTGATTGTGTATTAAGTGTCACCCAGGAGAAAACCATCCTTTACTGTAATTTCCACTACACATCACAGTTTGATTGCCTGGATTACCGTGGTGCTGAAAAGCAAGAATctggtgttttttttctttttgtgacaAAATGCATTACTTTGTCTTAACGATAGTAGTGAAGACCCATTTCTTTCAGAATGGGAGTTTATTTTATAGTTTTAGTATATAACCTGCTCGTAATAGGCTAGACTGGGTCTTCAGACATGACTAAATCCAGATATGCAAAACCAATTTATGAAGTGGGTAAGGGGTCAGGAGAGAGAATCTGTTTTTCTCAGTCCTGGCAATCTTCTCATTTTGCTCAAATATCTGTTTTTTTGGCTTTAGTCTCCCACATCATGACAGTTAACAAGTAAGTCTTCAATCCTTTTTACCCTGGACACGTAAAGTGCTTTCTGCTGCTATAGCTTTTAACTCACTGTTAAACTCTACAGATTGATAGCACTGTCTCCTTGGTGAGCAAATATTTAATCCAGCACAGTCGCTTATTTTGGAATCTTTGTAAAAACTCACTCTGTATTTGCTTCAGTTGTCAGCACTACAACAAATGACAGTTTTGCAGATTATGGCTCAGTTGCATGTATGAAGAACTCATGGTGTGAGTTGTGGTTTATACTGCTTGACATATTTTAACAATTTGTTTTTGGAAAGCCAAAAGTACTTTGACAGGTGAGTTTTTGATACTTTTATTCATTTATAATTGTATATTTAAAACACAAGAGCTTATCAATCTCAGCAGCACTTGCTCATTTTGCATGCAGGTCTTCCCTTCTCTGatattgtttaaaaatacataagTGGCTTGAATTTATGATTGGGCTTGTTCTTAAATGTTCAGAAACTATAAGCtggacaaaacattttttttctgataaaaaTCCTTTCTGTTTGGAATGCCATGCATAGTGTGAAAATGGAGATTTGGGGCTGTCCCGGTCTCTCACTTGGTTTTATAAATATACAGGAGTGGAAATTAAGAATGGGAGAAAACAATCAAACAGCGTATGCCTACTCTCGGGTTTCAACTAATTTTAATAAGAATACAAGCACTTCTCAGGAAGGATCCTGTAACAAAACTGGATAGCTCCAAATTAATTCGCATCAGATACTCCAATCTGGAATTTCAATTAATAGAAGTGCAAGTCAAGTTATTGACAAGTATtcttatttttaacatttatACTACTTTCCCCCACAGCAAACCCAAAACAACCTAGTGATATATTAAAGTTGCAACTTGTAGCGTCAGAAGACTTAATCGGTGTTAAGAACGCTGTGATTATTCTACAGTAAATAAAATCTTATTTGTACATACACATGGAATACAATAATACCAGCTAGCTCTTATATTCATAGTCAGGTATAACTCATTGCATGTTACATCTATTGTTTGTACATTGTGTGCCAAAATATGATCAGTTGGATAAGGAGACTGACCCTCATTTCCATGTCCAAATCTAAAAAGTTAGGACTTaattttgaggggaaaaacagtGGTATTAGCTTCGTGAGAATGATAACTGATCACTTGAAAACATCTCCATTTTAATAGcttaatttattattaatattacaaATTCCCCTACTTACTCCTCCAACCAGTGTCCCAGTCGTGGTCTTGATTATTATTGCACACAGGCACACAATGATAAAGAACACAACTGCAATCAGTGAGTTGAAAATATCCTGAAAATGCATTATAAAACAGAATTTTCATTAAAGTACATGGCTAACAAATACAATACAGCAGTCTTATTTTATTCCTTGACAGCAGTCAGTACAAATGAAATATATTTGTCATGTTGTAAAAGACTTTAAATAGTTGCAATTATTCCCAACATTGTTAATACCTACTAAGAAACAAATTTTTCTCCTCACTCCCCAATCCAATTTTAATATCCAAATTTGATCTAAAGTGACATCAACTGGCATGATGCTAAAAACTGTTATCCTGAAAAAACCCCTTTTGTCGGAGCCCTGGACCATACATTATGAAGTTATGTCTAGGTGCCTCACTCGATAGTTACTACTAGTGACAGTGTATGTAATTCACCCACATTCATTATTTAAACGAAGATAGCTCCATTTAAAGTAAAACAGCCCTAATACAAGAGAgcaactctgattttttttatctgcAGAATTGTGGCTACACCTTACCTTTGCAGAAAATGCTTGCACTGTTTTGGAAATCACACAGAGACTGCTCACAACAGTCAGTTAATTAGGTACTTGCACACAACTTGTTTTTATTAATAAAGGACAAAAATATACTTGTATTTTAAAACAGATGCA
The genomic region above belongs to Carettochelys insculpta isolate YL-2023 chromosome 14, ASM3395843v1, whole genome shotgun sequence and contains:
- the LOC142020770 gene encoding chemokine-like factor isoform X3, with the protein product MVEGIALVTFICFAASKSHEAYVALAVMEVVITLLFFLLYLLKLDKKMKFLFWPLVDIFNSLIAVVFFIIVCLCAIIIKTTTGTLVGGILFFFSRRSHLISQEEGLLLPNKNGHFTKRLIVPTFSA